One genomic segment of Drosophila melanogaster chromosome 3L includes these proteins:
- the SREBP gene encoding sterol regulatory element binding protein, isoform A — protein MDTTLMNLIDAPLDESMDLFKAEDVFEPFDADLHSDMLDIILNDMDLAPTQMYNMLLDEPRTHTQQTQSVDQQPQSVEQQPHVKSEHSSPVHIKEELHQQQQQSPLLVYKPDPLIATSYNCPQQQPTGLLKAAQPTATIHHMDAQRMPPNTAVYPPSLGSSFVYQSMSPPTSPVESANQNVNVMQPVAATPAPASAPLPQQSYPQPFITYNSKAGMTSDEAMYFLLQPTVASPTPSPPVAPPPTSTGSRASKVRVAPLAPSPAAMEVQGKVPINRVQPKVKEVKRSAHNAIERRYRTSINDKINELKNLVVGEQAKLNKSAVLRKSIDKIRDLQRQNHDLKAELQRLQRELMARDGSKVKDLLQLGTRPGRASKKRRESSQTFTTDAGLTPPRSDESDPSLSPMHSDISLPPSPYGGSTASCSSGSSSSNEEPLVVPSSMRGMATHSRLGLCMFMFAILAVNPFKTFLQRGHYDSNDDLGDMSGQRRILSYDVEGEGFAVWQQSSWIWLLNFTLMLGCLVKLLVYGDPQLDAQTDAYCQHRQRADFYFSQGQSSQAYAGYLNCLHMFGLSLPASRLECYLQTTWQFLRFLFHRLWLGRVLSRRSGGLFSNAASRKQALASARELALLFNRLNQLQLTGNGSRGDMNGIMMALFASNMAEVAHNLLTPRETICIHVMTALRMKRSAPKWLQQLFARYYMSRARQECGLTRATEQTQELRWAFTAYGYRYCATHVFTYDLSDSGEQDGFFTRLRNPCDPAAHVIKQYREHLLFKAIQCLVGAGHKSGGLPTSSVSGEAEQLQQQQHSGTIVSNVLKYTSLLKDTLWADEDERDTNVVWWADVLETAVHWLLGEDTLAEQLYGRIKQMPTQLQQCGENDHLPKALHAVLRAKMILLKNNGNALDKSLKQLVNILCDESSVELQECLTVNRITDAKGIKLLFQLLTCDWLLETRTALWELEHMNMEDDGFYQVPGEVLEKFQTDLNSLRNIVENIPNAQSRIYLYEAVCRLMAGASPCPTQQLLDRSLRSRNAHSSIFCGSKDRRQQNFVGGERERASAMYVACKYLPPALLSSPGERAGMLAEAAKTLEKVGDKRKLKECYQLMKSLGNGIGSVKA, from the exons ATGGACACGACACTGATGAACTTAATAGACGCTCCGCTGGACGAGTCCATGGATTTGTTCAAAGCGGAGGATGTCTTCGAACCGTTCGACGCCGACCTGCACTCGGACATGCTGGACATCATCCTCAACGACATGGACCTGGCGCCGACGCAGATGTACAACATGCTGCTGGACGAGCCTCGAACGCATACCCAGCAGACGCAGTCCGTGGATCAGCAGCCGCAATCCGTCGAGCAACAGCCGCACGTGAAAAGCGAGCACTCTTCGCCAGTGCACATCAAGGAGGaactgcatcagcagcaacaacagtcgcCGCTTCTCGTCTACAAACCAGATCCCCTCATAGCCACAAGCTACAATTGTCCCCAGCAACAGCCGACGGGCCTTTTGAAGGCCGCCCAACCAACAGCCACCATACATCACATGGACGCCCAGCGGATGCCGCCGAACACGGCGGTGTATCCCCCATCTCTGGGCAGTAGCTTTGTCTACCAGTCCATGTCCCCGCCCACGTCGCCGGTGGAGTCTGCGAACCAGAATGTCAATGTCATGCAGCCCGTTGCTGCAACTCCTGCTCCCGCTTCTGCTCCTTTGCCCCAGCAGTCGTATCCGCAACCCTTCATTACGTACAACTCTAAGGCCGGAATGACTTCCGATGAAGCCATGTACTTCCTCTTGCAGCCCACGGTAGCCAGTCCAACCCCATCTCCACCTGTGGCTCCACCACCGACAAGCACAGGTAGTCGGGCCAGCAAGGTGCGAGTGGCACCACTGGCTCCGTCACCTGCCGCTATGGAAGTCCAGGGCAAGGTACCTATCAACCGGGTTCAACCCAAGGTGAAGGAAGTAAAGCGCTCGGCCCACAACGCCATCGAGCGGCGCTATCGCACCTCAATCAACGACAAGATTAACGAGTTGAAGAACTTGGTAGTGGGAGAGCAGGCCAAGCTGAACAAGTCCGCAGTGTTGCGGAAATCCATAGACAAGATTCGGGATCTGCAACGCCAGAATCACGATCTGAAGGCAGAGTTGCAGCGCCTGCAGAGGGAGCTAATGGCACGCGACGGCTCCAAGGTGAAGGATTTACTTCAGCTGGGCACTCGGCCTGGTAGAGCATCCAAGAAGCGCCGCGAGAGCTCGCAGACCTTTACCACGGATGCCGGACTGACGCCGCCACGCAGCGATGAATCGGATCCTTCGCTCTCGCCCATGCACTCGGACATCTCGTTGCCGCCATCACCCTATGGTGGATCCACCGCCAGCTgtagcagtggcagcagcagcagcaatgaAGAACCACTGGTGGTGCCCAGCTCTATGCGCGGCATGGCCACCCACTCTCGCCTCGGACTCTGCATGTTTATGTTCGCCATCCTGGCCGTCAATCCCTTCAAGACCTTTCTCCAGCGCGGCCACTATGACAGTAATGACGATCTTGGCGACATGAGCGGTCAAAGACGCATTCTCTCTTACGACGTGGAAG GTGAAGGTTTTGCTGTCTGGCAGCAGAGTTCCTGGATATGGCTATTGAACTTCACACTGATGCTTGGATGCTTGGTGAAATTGCTGGTTTACGGTGATCCGCAGCTGGACGCGCAAACGGACGCCTACTGCCAGCACAGGCAGCGGGCTGACTTCTATTTTAGCCAAGGACAGTCGTCTCAGGCCTACGCCGGTTACCTCAACTGTCTGCATATGTTTGGATTAAGTCTACCGGCGTCGCGCTTGGAGTGTTACTTGCAGACCACGTGGCAGTTCCTTCGTTTTCTTTTCCATCGCCTCTGGCTGGGTCGGGTGCTGTCACGGCGGTCCGGTGGGCTGTTTAGCAACGCCGCCAGCAGGAAACAGGCGCTGGCATCTGCACGCGAACTGGCCCTGCTCTTCAACCGACTGAATCAATTGCAACTGACTGGAAATGGAAGCCGCGGTGACATGAACGGCATTATGATGGCACTATTCGCAAGCAACATGGCTGAAGTGGCGCACAATCTACTGACACCGCGCGAGACCATCTGCATCCACGTAATGACAGCGTTGCGAATGAAGCGCAGTGCCCCAAAATGGTTGCAACAGCTCTTCGCCCGATACTACATGAGCCGGGCTCGTCAAGAGTGCGGTCTCACTAGGGCCACCGAGCAAACGCAGGAGCTACGTTGGGCATTCACAGCCTATGGATATCGCTACTGCGCCACGCACGTCTTCACGTACGATCTGAGCGACTCCGGCGAGCAGGATGGATTCTTCACACGTCTTAGGAATCCATGTGATCCCGCTGCCCACGTCATTAAG CAATATCGAGAGCATTTGCTGTTTAAAGCCATTCAGTGTCTGGTAGGAGCGGGCCACAAATCGGGAGGCCTGCCCACATCTTCTGTCAGCGGAGAGGCGGAAcagttgcagcaacagcagcacagCGGCACCATTGTCAGCAATGTTCTTAAGTACACGTCCCTCCTTAAGGACACTCTCTGGGCTGATGAGGATGAGCGGGATACAAACGTGGTGTGGTGGGCCGATGTTTTGGAGACCGCAGTGCACTGGCTCCTTGGTGAAGACACGCTGGCCGAGCAATTGTACGGCAGGATCAAGCAAATGCCCACGCAGCTGCAACAGTGCGGCGAAAACGATCATCTGCCCAAGGCGCTGCATGCTGTGCTGCGAGCTAAGATGATCTTACTAAA AAACAATGGCAACGCACTGGACAAAAGTCTCAAGCAATTGGTAAACATCCTCTGCGATGAGTCGAGTGTGGAGCTCCAAGAGTGCTTGACTGTCAACCGGATCACCGACGCCAAGGGTATAAAGCTG CTTTTCCAGTTGCTTACCTGCGATTGGCTGCTCGAAACTAGGACTGCTCTGTGGGAACTGGAACACATGAATATGGAGGACGATGGCTTCTACCAAGTGCCAGGTGAAGTGCTCGAGAAGTTCCAGACCGATTTGAACTCGTTGCGCAACATTGTGGAGAATATACCG AACGCCCAATCGCGCATATATTTGTACGAGGCAGTTTGTCGCCTGATGGCTGGAGCCTCACCGTGTCCAACGCAACAGCTCTTGGACAGGAGTCTGCGATCACGCAACGCCCACTCGTCCATCTTCTGCGGCAGCAAGGATCGGCGGCAGCAGAACTTCGTGGGCGGAGAGCGGGAACGGGCTTCGGCCATGTACGTGGCCTGCAAGTATCTCCCGCCTGCGCTGCTCAGCTCCCCGGGTGAACGTGCTGGCATGTTAGCCGAGGCGGCCAAGACCCTGGAGAAGGTGGGCGACAAGCGAAAGCTCAAGGAGTGCTACCAGCTGATGAAGTCGCTGGGCAACGGCATTGGCAGCGTGAAGGCTTAG
- the Ir76a gene encoding ionotropic receptor 76a, isoform E has product MENLLVESYYFSTVLSFFAQQFFADSHATCIFWHPAFDFRLETVHPMPLIIMDWHRWANRSDQDVYDYKIKEDEFEGKGIPYNDWTLRLTVAIERSHCETFIAFQEQIPEFARYFYHASIYSIWRSLRNRFMFVYTKEFEDKKDSYLSGYIFQDQPNILVITSQYLNSSTFEIKTNRFVGPRNFNKNPEPVEFYILQRFDAKGTKATWETQSAMSSKMRNLKGREVVIGIFDYKPFMLLDYEKPPLYYDRFMNTTDVTIDGTDIQLMLIFCELYNCTIQVDTSEPYDWGDIYLNASGYGLVGMILDRRNDYGVGGMYLWYEAYEYMDMTHFLGRSGVTCLVPAPNRLISWTLLLRPFQFVLWMCVMLCLLLESLALGITRRWEHSSVAAGNSWISSLRFGCISTLKLFVNQSTNYVTSSYALRTVLVASYMIDIILTTVYSGGLAAILTLPTLEEAADSRQRLFDHKLIWTGTSQAWITTIDERSADPVLLGLMEHYRVYDANLISAFSHTEQMGFVVERLQFGHLGNTELIENDALKRLKLMVDDIYFAFTVAFVPRLWPHLNAYNDFILAWHSSGFDKFWEWKIAAEYMNAHRQNRIVASEKTNLDIGPVKLGIDNFIGLILLWCFGMICSLLTFLGELWRGQG; this is encoded by the exons atggaaaacttGCTGGTAGAGTCATATTACTTTAGCACTGTGCTTAGTTTTTTTG CTCAGCAGTTCTTCGCGGACTCGCATGCCACTTGTATTTTTTGGCACCCGGCGTTTGATTTTCGTCTGGAAACGGTTCATCCAATGCCATTAATAATCATGGACTGGCACAGATGGGCCAATCGTTCCGATCAAGATGTTTATGATTACAAAATAAAGGAGGATGAGTTCGAGGGGAAGGGAATCCCCTACAACGATTGGACTCTTAGACTGACTGTTGCCATCGAAAGGTCGCACTGTGAG ACCTTCATAGCATTTCAGGAGCAGATTCCCGAATTCGCCAGATATTTTTATCACGCCAGCATCTACTCCATTTGGAGATCTCTGCGAAATCGTTTTATGTTCGTTTACACTAAAGAGTTTGAGGACAAAAAAGATAGTTATCTGTCCGGTTATATATTCCAAG ATCAACCTAACATCTTGGTAATTACTTCACAATACCTGAACTCAAGcacttttgaaattaaaacgaaCCGATTTGTCGGTCCGCGAAACTTTAACAAAAACCCGGAGCCTGTTGAGTTTTACATACTCCAGCGTTTCGATGCCAAGGGTACGAAAGCTACTTGGGAAACCCAGAGTGCAATGTCCAGCAAGATGCGAAACCTCAAGGGACGCGAGGTAGTCATAGGCATCTTCGACTACAAGCCTTTTATGCTATTGGATTAT GAAAAGCCACCATTATATTATGATCGTTTTATGAACACGACGGATGTAACCATTGATGGAACAGATATTCAACTAATGCTCATTTTCTGCGAGTTGTACAACTGCACCATTCAGGTGGACACAT CTGAACCATACGACTGGGGTGACATCTACTTGAATGCCTCGGGCTATGGTCTGGTTGGAATGATCCTCGATAGACGAAACGATTACGGAGTAGGGGGCATGTATTTGTG GTACGAGGCGTACGAGTATATGGACATGACTCATTTTCTGGGACGATCTGGAGTAACCTGTCTGGTGCCCGCTCCGAACCGTTTAATCAGCTGGACGCTCCTGCTCCGACCATTCCAGTTTGTCCTCTGGATGTGCGTGATGCTCTGCCTTCTGCTCGAGAGCTTAGCTCTTGGTATAACCCGTCGCTGGGAACACTCGTCGGTTGCGGCAGGCAATTCCTGGATCAGTAGTCTGCGCTTCGGTTGCATCAGTACGCTGAAACTTTTCGTAAATCAGAGCACCAATTATGTGACCAGCTCGTATGCTCTAAGAACCGTCCTAGTGGCCAGCTACATGATCGACATTATATTGACCACTGTGTACAGTGGCGGTCTGGCGGCCATCCTCACTTTGCCCACTTTAGAGGAAGCGGCGGACTCTCGCCAACGTCTCTTCGACCATAAGCTCATTTGGACGGGGACTTCACAGGCCTGGATTACCACCATTGACGAGCGATCGGCCGAC CCAGTTCTTCTTGGTTTAATGGAGCATTACCGAGTTTACGATGCCAATTTAATATCCGCCTTCTCGCACACGGAGCAAATGGGATTTGTCGTCGAGCGCCTTCAGTTTGGTCATTTGGGCAACACCGAGCTAATAGAAAACGATGCCCTAAAGCGGCTGAAACTTATGGTGGATGATATTTACTTTGCATTTACGGTGGCGTTTGTGCCGCGACTGTGGCCGCACTTAAATGCCTACAACGACTTCATTCTGGCTTGGCATTCCTCGGGCTTTGACAAATTCTGGGAATGGAAGATCGCCGCCGAATACATGAATGCGCACCGCCAAAATCGCATCGTGGCATCTGAGAAAACGAACCTAGATATAGGACCTGTTAAACTTGGCATTGATAATTTTATTGGCCTAATCCTGCTTTGGTGCTTCGGCATGATTTGTAGCCTTCTGACATTTCTCGGAGAACTCTGGAGGGGACAGGGGtag
- the CG14102 gene encoding uncharacterized protein has product MDKLGLGCPFSFLVGRPQSMSGGPGFLDLNYDCYHQIFSYINVLEDQLNLGRAHPLFQVVLTDILRTRHKKINVRLLKTIPDWEFLLQLCGSEVSRCEVPHGSWDEPFTYPFLGLLGRHCPKLRQAVIIFMHAVTESPPKSGDRGHIMQLLLELPSLTNLTLIDARSAQLDQLRHFSKLEALDLDGIDPNLSNASFQQMFESMASLKRLLLNFGPDRRRSHQVPLLADKFPNLDHLTLENFDMSFPELGEFKGLRSLRLISRWTAEVDNDFYRSVAKRVSNLQKLQLISVRVRGDQVHHILAIRQLNALDCDNWPAQSVSQLGQLKDLECLALDCIDSPANPSRQLMLLVQNCYNLNHLRLGKHWKMPIEDVNQFLDNVADAGADRKDRLLLTLDFIKTPDTRKKFTDKFRNDKHLQVSFDGATCHHCQRDTYSKCDTIFD; this is encoded by the exons ATGGACAAACTGGGATTAGGCTGCCCCTTCTCCTTCCTGGTCGGAAGACCGCAGAGTATGAGTGGGGGACCCGGTTTCCTGGATCTCAACTACGACTGCTACCATCagatattttcatatataaatGTGCTGGAGGACCAGCTAAATCTGGGCCGGGCCCATCCACTATTCCAGGTTGTACTGACGGACATTTTGCGAACGCGCCACAAAAAAATCAATGTGCGGCTTCTGAAAACCATTCCGGACTGGGAGTTCCTGCTGCAGCTGTGCGGTTCCGAAGTGTCCAGGTGCGAAGTGCCCCATGGTAGCTGGGATGAGCCGTTTACCTACCCCTTTCTGGGGCTCCTGGGACGGCACTGCCCCAAACTGCGACAGGCAGTCATCATATTTATGCACGCCGTTACAGAGTCGCCGCCGAAAAGTGGGGACAGGGGCCACATCATGCAGCTCCTCCTGGAGCTACCCAGTCTAACCAATCTCACTCTGATCGATGCCAGATCTGCACAGC TAGATCAATTGCGGCACTTCAGTAAACTGGAGGCCTTGGACTTGGATGGAATCGACCCAAACCTCAGCAACGCCTCCTTCCAACAAATGTTTGAAAGTATGGCTTCCCTGAAGCGACTGCTTCTCAATTTCGGACCGGATCGCAGGAGATCTCACCAGGTCCCGTTGTTGGCAGATAAGTTTCCCAACTTGGATCACCTTACTCTCGAAAACTTTGATATGAGCTTCCCGGAGTTGGGTGAATTTAAAGGTCTCCGATCCCTGCGCCTAATCTCACGTTGGACAGCAGAAGTGGACAACGACTTTTATAGGTCGGTGGCCAAAAGAGTTAGTAACCTCCAAAAGCTACAGCTCATATCCGTCCGCGTTAGAGGTGACCAAGTGCATCACATCCTGGCGATTAGGCAACTCAACGCTCTGGACTGTGATAACTGGCCAGCTCAATCGGTGTCCCAGTTGGGCCAGTTGAAAGATCTCGAGTGCCTGGCCCTGGATTGCATTGACTCACCTGCAAACCCAAGTCGCCAACTTATGTTGCTAGTACAAAATTGCTATAACCTAAATCATCTGAGATTGGGAAAACATTGGAAGATGCCTATCGAGGatgtaaatcaatttttggacAATGTGGCTGATGCAGGAGCGGATCGGAAAGACCGGCTTTTGCTAACGCTCGATTTCATTAAGACACCGGATACTCGGAAAAAG TTCACAGATAAGTTCAGGAATGATAAACACTTGCAAGTGAGTTTTGATGGAGCCACATGTCATCACTGTCAGCGGGATACCTACTCTAAGTGTGATACTATCTTTGACTAG
- the Ir76a gene encoding ionotropic receptor 76a, isoform B has translation MFVYTKEFEDKKDSYLSGYIFQDQPNILVITSQYLNSSTFEIKTNRFVGPRNFNKNPEPVEFYILQRFDAKGTKATWETQSAMSSKMRNLKGREVVIGIFDYKPFMLLDYEKPPLYYDRFMNTTDVTIDGTDIQLMLIFCELYNCTIQVDTSEPYDWGDIYLNASGYGLVGMILDRRNDYGVGGMYLWYEAYEYMDMTHFLGRSGVTCLVPAPNRLISWTLLLRPFQFVLWMCVMLCLLLESLALGITRRWEHSSVAAGNSWISSLRFGCISTLKLFVNQSTNYVTSSYALRTVLVASYMIDIILTTVYSGGLAAILTLPTLEEAADSRQRLFDHKLIWTGTSQAWITTIDERSADPVLLGLMEHYRVYDANLISAFSHTEQMGFVVERLQFGHLGNTELIENDALKRLKLMVDDIYFAFTVAFVPRLWPHLNAYNDFILAWHSSGFDKFWEWKIAAEYMNAHRQNRIVASEKTNLDIGPVKLGIDNFIGLILLWCFGMICSLLTFLGELWRGQG, from the exons ATGTTCGTTTACACTAAAGAGTTTGAGGACAAAAAAGATAGTTATCTGTCCGGTTATATATTCCAAG ATCAACCTAACATCTTGGTAATTACTTCACAATACCTGAACTCAAGcacttttgaaattaaaacgaaCCGATTTGTCGGTCCGCGAAACTTTAACAAAAACCCGGAGCCTGTTGAGTTTTACATACTCCAGCGTTTCGATGCCAAGGGTACGAAAGCTACTTGGGAAACCCAGAGTGCAATGTCCAGCAAGATGCGAAACCTCAAGGGACGCGAGGTAGTCATAGGCATCTTCGACTACAAGCCTTTTATGCTATTGGATTAT GAAAAGCCACCATTATATTATGATCGTTTTATGAACACGACGGATGTAACCATTGATGGAACAGATATTCAACTAATGCTCATTTTCTGCGAGTTGTACAACTGCACCATTCAGGTGGACACAT CTGAACCATACGACTGGGGTGACATCTACTTGAATGCCTCGGGCTATGGTCTGGTTGGAATGATCCTCGATAGACGAAACGATTACGGAGTAGGGGGCATGTATTTGTG GTACGAGGCGTACGAGTATATGGACATGACTCATTTTCTGGGACGATCTGGAGTAACCTGTCTGGTGCCCGCTCCGAACCGTTTAATCAGCTGGACGCTCCTGCTCCGACCATTCCAGTTTGTCCTCTGGATGTGCGTGATGCTCTGCCTTCTGCTCGAGAGCTTAGCTCTTGGTATAACCCGTCGCTGGGAACACTCGTCGGTTGCGGCAGGCAATTCCTGGATCAGTAGTCTGCGCTTCGGTTGCATCAGTACGCTGAAACTTTTCGTAAATCAGAGCACCAATTATGTGACCAGCTCGTATGCTCTAAGAACCGTCCTAGTGGCCAGCTACATGATCGACATTATATTGACCACTGTGTACAGTGGCGGTCTGGCGGCCATCCTCACTTTGCCCACTTTAGAGGAAGCGGCGGACTCTCGCCAACGTCTCTTCGACCATAAGCTCATTTGGACGGGGACTTCACAGGCCTGGATTACCACCATTGACGAGCGATCGGCCGAC CCAGTTCTTCTTGGTTTAATGGAGCATTACCGAGTTTACGATGCCAATTTAATATCCGCCTTCTCGCACACGGAGCAAATGGGATTTGTCGTCGAGCGCCTTCAGTTTGGTCATTTGGGCAACACCGAGCTAATAGAAAACGATGCCCTAAAGCGGCTGAAACTTATGGTGGATGATATTTACTTTGCATTTACGGTGGCGTTTGTGCCGCGACTGTGGCCGCACTTAAATGCCTACAACGACTTCATTCTGGCTTGGCATTCCTCGGGCTTTGACAAATTCTGGGAATGGAAGATCGCCGCCGAATACATGAATGCGCACCGCCAAAATCGCATCGTGGCATCTGAGAAAACGAACCTAGATATAGGACCTGTTAAACTTGGCATTGATAATTTTATTGGCCTAATCCTGCTTTGGTGCTTCGGCATGATTTGTAGCCTTCTGACATTTCTCGGAGAACTCTGGAGGGGACAGGGGtag
- the Ir76a gene encoding ionotropic receptor 76a, isoform D, whose translation MFVYTKEFEDKKDSYLSGYIFQDQPNILVITSQYLNSSTFEIKTNRFVGPRNFNKNPEPVEFYILQRFDAKGTKATWETQSAMSSKMRNLKGREVVIGIFDYKPFMLLDYLCELGKATIIL comes from the exons ATGTTCGTTTACACTAAAGAGTTTGAGGACAAAAAAGATAGTTATCTGTCCGGTTATATATTCCAAG ATCAACCTAACATCTTGGTAATTACTTCACAATACCTGAACTCAAGcacttttgaaattaaaacgaaCCGATTTGTCGGTCCGCGAAACTTTAACAAAAACCCGGAGCCTGTTGAGTTTTACATACTCCAGCGTTTCGATGCCAAGGGTACGAAAGCTACTTGGGAAACCCAGAGTGCAATGTCCAGCAAGATGCGAAACCTCAAGGGACGCGAGGTAGTCATAGGCATCTTCGACTACAAGCCTTTTATGCTATTGGATTAT TTATGTGAGTTAGGAAAAGCCACCATTATATTATGA